A section of the Tenrec ecaudatus isolate mTenEca1 chromosome 10, mTenEca1.hap1, whole genome shotgun sequence genome encodes:
- the ENTPD8 gene encoding ectonucleoside triphosphate diphosphohydrolase 8 isoform X2 encodes MGLSWKESVRTALLVAAAAMGLTALILVLVEVTSTLMPAETKFGIVFDAGSSHTSLFLYKWPADKENDTGVVSQALICHVKGSGISSYVDDPSLAGESLRGCLEEALAIIPKGQHRKTPTFLGATAGMRLLRWENSSQAEGILAGVSRVLGQAPVDYRGATILTGLDEGVFSWVTINYVLGMLLTYSFAGEWVRPPEVTLVGALDMGGASTQISFVPEGPITDPSTQASPRLYGYTHRVYSHSYLCFGRDQMLSRLLARLVQDSPSDLIHHPCYHSGYRATRALAPVFDSPCVEGTRPPGAPQNLRVEGAGNPGACAQAISSLFNFSSCHGLKDCAFNGVYQPPVQGRFYVVASYPEYSPWLRDYCASSLYILTLLTEGYGFSEGTWANIEFRRQASGTDIGWTLGYMLNLTNMIPAEAPVLKQAQSYSVWVASAVFVALTVGAVLGVVAVGLLWPRPVSVPGTTA; translated from the exons ATGGGGCTCTCTTGGAAGGAGAGTGTCCGCACTGCCCTGCTGGTGGCTGCAGCCGCCATGGGCCTGACTGCCCTCATCCTGGTCCTGGTGGAGGTCACCAGCACCCTCATGCCTGCAGAAACCAAG TTCGGGATCGTGTTTGATGCTGGCTCCTCCCACACGTCCCTCTTCCTGTACAAGTGGCCAGCGGACAAGGAGAATGACACGGGTGTGGTCAGCCAGGCACTGATCTGCCACGTGAAAG GGTCCGGGATCTCCTCATACGTGGACGACCCCTCCCTGGCCGGTGAGAGCCTGCGGGGCTGCCTGGAGGAGGCGCTGGCGATCATCCCCAAGGGCCAACACCGGAAAACACCCACCTTCCTGGGGGCCACGGCCGGCATGCGGCTGTTGCG CTGGGAGAACAGCTCACAGGCAGAAGGCATCCTGGCCGGAGTCTCCCGGGTGCTAGGCCAGGCCCCCGTGGACTACCGGGGCGCTACCATCCTGACAGGCCTGGACGAAGGCGTCTTTAGCTGGGTCACCATCAACTACGTGCTGGGGATGCTGCTGACG TATTCCTTCGCTGGCGAGTGGGTTCGGCCCCCCGAGGTGACGCTGGTGGGCGCCCTGGACATGGGCGGGGCGTCCACGCAGATCTCCTTCGTGCCCGAAGGCCCCATCACGGACCCAAGCACGCAGGCCTCCCCGCGCCTCTACGGCTACACCCACCGCGTCTACTCGCACAGCTACCTGTGTTTCGGCCGCGACCAGATGCTGAGCCGTCTGCTGGCCCGGCTGGTGCAG GATAGCCCGTCCGACCTGATCCACCACCCCTGCTACCACAGCGGCTACCGCGCCACGCGGGCCCTGGCGCCCGTGTTTGATTCTCCATGCGTGGAGGGCACGCGTCCCCCCGGTGCGCCGCAGAACCTCAGGGTGGAGGGCGCTGGGAACCCTGGGGCGTGTGCGCAGGCCATCAGCAGCCTCTTCAACTTCTCCAGCTGCCACGGCCTAAAGGACTGTGCCTTTAACGGGGTCTACCAGCCCCCCGTGCAGGGCCGCTTCTAT GTGGTGGCCAGCTACCCAGAGTACTCGCCGTGGCTGCGTGACTACTGTGCTTCAAGCCTGTATATCCTGACCCTGCTGACTGAGGGCTATGGCTTCTCGGAGGGGACCTGGGCCAACATTGAGTTCCGCAGACAG GCTAGCGGGACCGACATCGGCTGGACGCTGGGCTACATGCTGAACCTGACCAACATGATCCCCGCGGAGGCGCCAGTCCTGAAGCAGGCCCAGAGCTATAGCGTCTGGGTGGCTAGCGCTGTCTTTGTGGCATTGACCGTTGGTGCTGTTCTTGGGGTTGTGGCTGTGGGGCTCCTCTGGCCCCGTCCTGTGAGTGTCCCAGGCACCACTGCGTAG
- the ENTPD8 gene encoding ectonucleoside triphosphate diphosphohydrolase 8 isoform X1, producing the protein MGLSWKESVRTALLVAAAAMGLTALILVLVEVTSTLMPAETKFGIVFDAGSSHTSLFLYKWPADKENDTGVVSQALICHVKGSGISSYVDDPSLAGESLRGCLEEALAIIPKGQHRKTPTFLGATAGMRLLRWENSSQAEGILAGVSRVLGQAPVDYRGATILTGLDEGVFSWVTINYVLGMLLTYSFAGEWVRPPEVTLVGALDMGGASTQISFVPEGPITDPSTQASPRLYGYTHRVYSHSYLCFGRDQMLSRLLARLVQDSPSDLIHHPCYHSGYRATRALAPVFDSPCVEGTRPPGAPQNLRVEGAGNPGACAQAISSLFNFSSCHGLKDCAFNGVYQPPVQGRFYAFSSFYYTMRFLNLTSGQPLTEANSTIWEFCQRPWKLVVASYPEYSPWLRDYCASSLYILTLLTEGYGFSEGTWANIEFRRQASGTDIGWTLGYMLNLTNMIPAEAPVLKQAQSYSVWVASAVFVALTVGAVLGVVAVGLLWPRPVSVPGTTA; encoded by the exons ATGGGGCTCTCTTGGAAGGAGAGTGTCCGCACTGCCCTGCTGGTGGCTGCAGCCGCCATGGGCCTGACTGCCCTCATCCTGGTCCTGGTGGAGGTCACCAGCACCCTCATGCCTGCAGAAACCAAG TTCGGGATCGTGTTTGATGCTGGCTCCTCCCACACGTCCCTCTTCCTGTACAAGTGGCCAGCGGACAAGGAGAATGACACGGGTGTGGTCAGCCAGGCACTGATCTGCCACGTGAAAG GGTCCGGGATCTCCTCATACGTGGACGACCCCTCCCTGGCCGGTGAGAGCCTGCGGGGCTGCCTGGAGGAGGCGCTGGCGATCATCCCCAAGGGCCAACACCGGAAAACACCCACCTTCCTGGGGGCCACGGCCGGCATGCGGCTGTTGCG CTGGGAGAACAGCTCACAGGCAGAAGGCATCCTGGCCGGAGTCTCCCGGGTGCTAGGCCAGGCCCCCGTGGACTACCGGGGCGCTACCATCCTGACAGGCCTGGACGAAGGCGTCTTTAGCTGGGTCACCATCAACTACGTGCTGGGGATGCTGCTGACG TATTCCTTCGCTGGCGAGTGGGTTCGGCCCCCCGAGGTGACGCTGGTGGGCGCCCTGGACATGGGCGGGGCGTCCACGCAGATCTCCTTCGTGCCCGAAGGCCCCATCACGGACCCAAGCACGCAGGCCTCCCCGCGCCTCTACGGCTACACCCACCGCGTCTACTCGCACAGCTACCTGTGTTTCGGCCGCGACCAGATGCTGAGCCGTCTGCTGGCCCGGCTGGTGCAG GATAGCCCGTCCGACCTGATCCACCACCCCTGCTACCACAGCGGCTACCGCGCCACGCGGGCCCTGGCGCCCGTGTTTGATTCTCCATGCGTGGAGGGCACGCGTCCCCCCGGTGCGCCGCAGAACCTCAGGGTGGAGGGCGCTGGGAACCCTGGGGCGTGTGCGCAGGCCATCAGCAGCCTCTTCAACTTCTCCAGCTGCCACGGCCTAAAGGACTGTGCCTTTAACGGGGTCTACCAGCCCCCCGTGCAGGGCCGCTTCTAT GCCTTCTCCAGCTTCTACTACACCATGCGCTTCCTGAACCTCACCTCGGGTCAGCCGCTGACTGAGGCCAACAGCACCATCTGGGAGTTCTGCCAGCGGCCCTGGAAGCTG GTGGTGGCCAGCTACCCAGAGTACTCGCCGTGGCTGCGTGACTACTGTGCTTCAAGCCTGTATATCCTGACCCTGCTGACTGAGGGCTATGGCTTCTCGGAGGGGACCTGGGCCAACATTGAGTTCCGCAGACAG GCTAGCGGGACCGACATCGGCTGGACGCTGGGCTACATGCTGAACCTGACCAACATGATCCCCGCGGAGGCGCCAGTCCTGAAGCAGGCCCAGAGCTATAGCGTCTGGGTGGCTAGCGCTGTCTTTGTGGCATTGACCGTTGGTGCTGTTCTTGGGGTTGTGGCTGTGGGGCTCCTCTGGCCCCGTCCTGTGAGTGTCCCAGGCACCACTGCGTAG